A single region of the Streptomyces caelestis genome encodes:
- a CDS encoding MFS transporter, translated as MTSPTASSPSSRRPSWAGRNYSLLTAAAVVTGLGSHGALIAAAFAVLEAGGDGGDVGLVAAARTLPLVLFLLIGGAVADRLPRHHVMVAANVLNCLSQAAFAALVLTGEPRLWHMLLLAALGGTGQAFFGPAAEGMLMSSVEGEHAGRAFAVFRMAMQGATLGGAALGGAMVAAIGPGWVLAADAAAFALAGALRAFLDVGHIPPRAPGGGLLADLRDGWHEFAGRPWLWGIVVQFSIANAVVAAADAVYGPLVARDHLGGAGPWGLALGAFGAGTVAGALLMTRWKPRRLLLAGTLCVFPLALPSAALAVPVPIGVLFGVMFVAGATVEVFGVSWMTALHQEIPEHKLSRVSAYDWFGSVALVPLATASAGPAEEAFGRTAALWGCAGLVVLVTAAVLCVPDVRNLRRRTTPVAKGGLAHASADAERPVGGLG; from the coding sequence GTGACGTCCCCGACCGCCTCCTCTCCGAGCTCTCGCCGACCCTCCTGGGCGGGCCGCAACTACTCCCTGCTGACCGCCGCCGCGGTCGTCACCGGTCTGGGCAGCCACGGCGCCCTGATCGCGGCGGCGTTCGCGGTCCTCGAAGCAGGCGGCGACGGCGGCGACGTCGGCCTGGTGGCGGCGGCGCGGACGCTGCCTCTGGTGCTGTTCCTGCTGATCGGCGGCGCCGTCGCGGACCGGCTGCCCCGGCACCATGTGATGGTCGCGGCCAACGTCCTGAACTGCCTCTCGCAGGCCGCCTTCGCGGCCTTGGTGCTGACCGGGGAGCCCCGGCTGTGGCACATGCTGCTGCTCGCCGCGCTCGGCGGTACCGGCCAGGCCTTCTTCGGACCGGCCGCCGAGGGCATGCTGATGTCCTCGGTCGAGGGCGAGCACGCGGGCCGCGCGTTCGCCGTGTTCCGGATGGCGATGCAGGGCGCCACCCTCGGTGGTGCCGCGCTCGGTGGTGCCATGGTCGCGGCGATCGGGCCCGGCTGGGTGCTCGCGGCGGACGCGGCGGCCTTCGCGCTCGCCGGGGCGCTGCGGGCCTTCCTGGACGTCGGCCACATCCCGCCCCGCGCCCCGGGCGGCGGCCTGCTCGCCGACCTGCGGGACGGCTGGCACGAGTTCGCGGGCCGACCCTGGCTGTGGGGCATCGTCGTCCAGTTCTCCATCGCCAACGCGGTCGTCGCCGCCGCGGACGCGGTCTACGGCCCACTCGTCGCCCGCGACCACCTCGGTGGTGCGGGCCCCTGGGGACTCGCCCTGGGCGCGTTCGGCGCGGGCACCGTCGCCGGCGCCCTGCTGATGACCCGCTGGAAACCCCGCCGGCTGCTCCTCGCCGGCACCCTCTGCGTGTTCCCCCTGGCCCTGCCCTCGGCCGCCCTCGCCGTCCCGGTGCCGATCGGCGTCCTGTTCGGAGTGATGTTCGTCGCCGGAGCGACGGTGGAGGTGTTCGGCGTGTCCTGGATGACGGCACTGCACCAGGAGATCCCCGAGCACAAGCTCTCCCGCGTCTCGGCGTACGACTGGTTCGGCTCCGTCGCGCTGGTCCCCCTCGCCACGGCCTCGGCCGGCCCGGCCGAGGAGGCCTTCGGCCGCACGGCGGCCCTGTGGGGCTGCGCCGGCCTGGTCGTCCTGGTCACCGCGGCCGTGCTGTGCGTACCGGACGTACGCAATCTGCGCCGCCGGACCACACCGGTGGCCAAGGGCGGCCTCGCGCACGCGTCAGCCGATGCCGAACGCCCCGTCGGGGGGCTCGGGTGA